A genomic region of Negativicoccus succinicivorans contains the following coding sequences:
- a CDS encoding multidrug efflux RND transporter permease subunit: MARFFIDRPIFAIVIALVISIVGGLAMFGLPVDRYPVIAPPKVQVSAMYPGASSEVLSESVAEAIEKQIIGVDNFDSMVSSSSSIGLYSLSVQFETGTDADLASVQVQNRVAQAEAMLPDIVRQLGLNIRKSTSDMALVINLTSPNGTYDPTFLKNYFSLNYMDTLKSIPGVGNVQEFGSDYAMRVWLNPARMAQYKINASDIAAAVRMQNQEASAGSIGLNPSPETQQFQYQITVDGRLTNPQQFEEIVLRSNPDGSVVHLKDVARVELDAADYNFIARADGKPTAGIAFSLTSDANALETINAIKAELAKAQETFPDDMTYNIVIDNTDFVSASLEAVLHTFVEALILVLIIVYLFLQNWHSTLIPMIAVPVSLLGTFAAFTVLGFTINTLTLFAMVLAIGLVVDDAIVVVEAVEYEMRYNHKSPREATILAMEKVQGPVIGVAVVLIAVFVPVAFMGGIMGVLYKQFALTIAVSVGISAFVALTLTPALCAMLLTENDNLNKETFHDRFFHAFNEKFDRLVESYGNALDSFVHKLGVAILSLAAVTIVGLFFFMQMPRAFVPNEDNGYFITSISLPEGATSQRADAVVQKYMNYMMQQPGVEHVMGVTGFDILSGGLKQNSGIAFVKLRHWDERTTREQSVQALVGKAFGFGFQTPEANVIAMNPPPVPGLGATGGFTMYLQNRSGDSTEKMFEVAQQFLAKVNQRPEIASAYTTFRMDTPAYHFNVDRDKAARSGVNVADINTALSMFYGGTQINDFSAFGKSYKVIAQADQEFRMSPNANRELTVRNQQGEMLPLSSFITPEQRGSVAILTRFNNFPAIKVGGNAANGYSSGQALQALQEVATEVLPSGYGFEFADQSAQEIKAGNQMLYVMSLALLFVFLSLAALYESWKIPFSVLLSVPAGFLGVAFFGWLFNINNDIYFQIGLLTIIGLAAKNAILIVEYAKIRVDHGMDHVKAAIEASKIRLRPILMTSLAFILGCLPLALSTGAGSVSRSEMGTTVVFGMLTATALGIFMIPMLFVAIESIGNDSKKSKE; this comes from the coding sequence GTGGCAAGATTCTTTATTGATCGACCGATTTTTGCCATCGTTATCGCTTTGGTCATCTCGATCGTCGGCGGTCTGGCGATGTTCGGTCTGCCGGTGGATCGGTATCCGGTCATTGCGCCGCCGAAAGTACAGGTCAGCGCGATGTATCCCGGCGCGAGCTCCGAGGTGTTGAGCGAGTCGGTAGCGGAAGCGATTGAAAAGCAAATTATCGGCGTAGATAATTTTGACAGCATGGTGTCGTCAAGTTCGTCCATCGGTCTGTATTCGCTATCCGTTCAATTTGAAACGGGTACGGACGCTGACCTTGCTTCCGTTCAGGTGCAAAACCGAGTGGCGCAGGCGGAAGCCATGTTGCCGGATATCGTGCGGCAATTAGGCTTAAACATCAGAAAATCGACGAGCGATATGGCTTTGGTCATCAACTTGACCAGTCCGAACGGCACCTATGATCCGACGTTTCTAAAGAACTATTTCAGCTTGAACTACATGGATACGTTGAAATCGATCCCGGGGGTCGGCAATGTTCAGGAGTTCGGCTCCGATTATGCGATGCGCGTATGGCTAAATCCGGCGCGCATGGCGCAATATAAAATTAACGCGAGCGATATCGCCGCGGCCGTGCGAATGCAAAATCAGGAAGCGTCGGCCGGTTCTATCGGTTTAAATCCTTCGCCCGAAACCCAGCAGTTTCAATACCAGATTACGGTGGACGGGCGGTTGACGAATCCGCAGCAATTTGAAGAAATTGTACTCCGGTCGAACCCGGACGGCAGCGTGGTGCATTTGAAAGATGTGGCACGCGTCGAACTCGATGCCGCGGACTATAACTTTATCGCCCGCGCGGACGGGAAACCTACGGCCGGCATCGCCTTTTCGCTGACGAGTGACGCGAACGCGCTGGAAACGATTAATGCGATTAAGGCGGAACTGGCTAAAGCGCAGGAAACGTTCCCCGATGACATGACCTATAATATCGTCATCGACAATACCGATTTCGTTTCGGCCTCTTTGGAAGCCGTATTGCATACCTTCGTGGAGGCGTTGATTTTAGTATTGATCATCGTCTACTTGTTCTTGCAGAACTGGCATTCGACATTGATTCCGATGATCGCCGTGCCGGTATCGTTGTTGGGCACATTTGCCGCTTTTACCGTGTTAGGTTTTACGATCAATACGTTGACGCTTTTTGCGATGGTGCTTGCGATCGGTCTCGTTGTCGACGACGCGATCGTCGTCGTGGAAGCGGTCGAGTATGAAATGCGCTACAATCATAAATCGCCGCGGGAAGCAACGATTCTTGCGATGGAAAAAGTTCAGGGGCCGGTTATCGGCGTCGCGGTTGTTCTGATCGCGGTATTCGTACCGGTTGCTTTTATGGGCGGCATTATGGGCGTACTGTACAAGCAGTTCGCGTTGACGATTGCTGTTTCCGTAGGGATTTCCGCCTTTGTCGCGCTGACCTTGACGCCGGCGCTGTGCGCGATGTTGCTGACGGAAAATGACAATTTGAATAAAGAAACTTTCCATGATCGTTTTTTCCATGCGTTTAACGAGAAATTTGATCGACTCGTCGAATCGTACGGAAACGCGTTGGATAGTTTCGTACATAAACTCGGCGTGGCAATTTTAAGTCTGGCGGCAGTGACGATCGTTGGTCTGTTCTTCTTCATGCAAATGCCGCGCGCATTCGTGCCGAATGAAGATAACGGCTATTTCATTACTTCGATATCACTTCCCGAGGGGGCTACCTCGCAACGTGCCGACGCTGTCGTCCAAAAGTATATGAACTATATGATGCAACAGCCGGGCGTGGAACACGTTATGGGCGTTACCGGGTTTGATATATTGTCCGGTGGTTTGAAGCAAAACAGCGGTATAGCATTTGTCAAATTGAGACATTGGGATGAACGTACTACTCGTGAGCAGAGCGTTCAGGCGCTCGTCGGTAAAGCGTTCGGATTCGGCTTTCAAACGCCGGAAGCGAATGTGATCGCCATGAATCCGCCACCGGTTCCGGGCTTGGGGGCGACCGGCGGTTTTACGATGTACTTGCAAAATCGCAGCGGCGACAGTACGGAGAAAATGTTTGAAGTCGCGCAGCAATTTTTGGCCAAAGTCAATCAGCGACCCGAAATCGCTTCGGCATATACGACGTTCCGCATGGACACGCCGGCGTACCACTTTAATGTAGATCGCGATAAAGCGGCGCGCTCCGGCGTTAACGTTGCTGATATCAATACGGCGCTTTCCATGTTCTACGGCGGCACGCAGATTAACGATTTTTCCGCGTTTGGTAAGAGTTACAAAGTCATCGCTCAGGCGGATCAGGAATTCCGAATGTCGCCGAATGCCAATCGTGAATTGACGGTACGTAATCAGCAAGGCGAGATGCTGCCGTTGAGTTCGTTTATTACGCCGGAACAACGCGGGTCGGTCGCTATTTTGACTCGCTTTAACAATTTCCCGGCGATCAAAGTGGGCGGTAATGCGGCGAACGGCTACAGTTCCGGTCAAGCGCTCCAAGCGTTGCAGGAAGTAGCGACGGAAGTCTTGCCCTCCGGCTATGGGTTTGAATTTGCGGACCAGTCGGCACAGGAAATCAAAGCGGGCAACCAAATGCTGTACGTTATGTCGTTGGCACTGCTGTTCGTATTCCTTTCGCTGGCCGCTTTGTACGAAAGCTGGAAAATTCCGTTTTCCGTGCTTCTTTCGGTACCGGCCGGATTCTTGGGCGTGGCTTTCTTCGGCTGGCTCTTTAACATCAACAATGACATTTACTTCCAAATCGGTCTGCTGACGATTATCGGATTAGCCGCGAAAAACGCGATTTTGATCGTGGAATACGCCAAAATCCGTGTGGATCACGGTATGGATCACGTTAAAGCAGCCATCGAGGCTTCCAAAATTCGTTTGCGTCCGATCTTGATGACTTCATTGGCATTTATTTTGGGGTGCTTACCGTTGGCGCTTTCCACCGGCGCGGGCAGCGTTTCGCGCAGTGAAATGGGCACGACAGTCGTCTTCGGCATGTTGACGGCGACGGCGCTGGGAATCTTCATGATTCCGATGCTCTTCGTCGCGATTGAAAGCATCGGTAACGACAGCAAAAAAAGCAAGGAATAA
- a CDS encoding manganese-dependent inorganic pyrophosphatase has translation MAEMILVSGHKSPDTDTICSALVCAHWLRAQGKEAKAIRAGEINKETAFALNYFGSEAPELVTRVEAGQSMYLVDHNESKQAVDGMPDADVQGLIDHHRLGDFTTDQPILIRIEPVGCTGTILYSLYQQCDIEIPRQMAGLMLSAIISDTLLFRSPTCTERDRKAVQELAQIADVDYEKYGMDMLKAGADLSDKTAAELVLTDKKEFDGKKGTFSIAQLSVMDTQPILAQRDELLRLLEEDRAAHNYEASFLMVTDILEESTDLLYTSQVETAIEAAFQVKGNAQTLHLPGVMSRKKQVAPPLLGAL, from the coding sequence ATGGCAGAAATGATTTTAGTGTCGGGCCACAAGAGTCCGGATACGGATACGATCTGTTCCGCATTGGTTTGCGCTCACTGGTTACGGGCGCAGGGGAAAGAAGCCAAAGCGATTCGCGCCGGCGAAATCAATAAAGAAACGGCATTTGCATTGAACTACTTCGGCAGCGAAGCGCCGGAGCTGGTGACGCGGGTAGAAGCCGGTCAGTCGATGTATTTAGTCGATCACAATGAAAGCAAGCAAGCCGTAGACGGGATGCCTGACGCAGATGTGCAGGGATTGATTGACCACCATCGCCTCGGCGATTTCACGACGGATCAGCCGATTTTGATACGCATTGAACCGGTCGGCTGCACGGGGACGATTTTATATTCGCTCTATCAGCAGTGCGACATTGAAATTCCGCGACAAATGGCGGGCCTGATGCTGTCGGCGATTATTTCCGATACCCTGTTGTTCCGCTCGCCGACGTGCACGGAACGGGACCGCAAAGCCGTGCAAGAGCTGGCGCAAATCGCCGACGTCGATTATGAAAAATACGGCATGGACATGCTCAAAGCCGGTGCCGATCTTTCCGACAAAACGGCAGCGGAATTGGTCCTGACCGATAAAAAAGAATTTGACGGCAAAAAAGGAACATTCAGTATTGCTCAGCTTTCCGTCATGGATACGCAACCGATTTTGGCGCAACGCGACGAGCTTTTACGCTTGCTGGAAGAAGATCGCGCCGCCCATAATTATGAGGCATCCTTTTTGATGGTCACGGATATTTTAGAGGAATCGACGGATCTGCTGTACACCAGTCAGGTGGAAACCGCGATCGAAGCGGCGTTTCAGGTCAAAGGCAACGCGCAAACATTGCATTTGCCGGGCGTGATGTCGCGTAAAAAACAGGTCGCTCCGCCACTGCTGGGGGCATTATAA
- the pcrA gene encoding DNA helicase PcrA: protein MTDYFTSLNDKQREGVQTIQGPVLILAGAGSGKTKALTSRIAYMLEQGISPQEILAITFTNKAAKEMKERVKKLVGASADHMWISTFHSFGARFLRREIDVIPPYTRQFTIYDAQDSQQVVKGILKEMNLDDKQFAPNALQARISNAKNNLQNARAAQEAADDFFAEKAAEVYARYEAILQANNALDFDDLLLLPAVILQRHADVRKAYQNRFRYILIDEYQDTNHAQYVLTQMLVGPEQNLCVVGDVDQSIYSWRGADVQNIIDFQRDYPRAKVLKLEQNYRSTQTILNAANHVIENNEHRPSKNLWTDQADGEPIYYYEAVSETDEAQFCAGEMQRLVSETPAKYGDMAVLYRTNAQSRAMEEALVRRGIAYTIVGGTRFYDRQEIKDVLAYLKVLQNPRDDVSVERIINVPKRGIGTTTVSRVKDAARLQGVSLFEMIMAADGIESLNAGTRKKLSAFSVLMLDLMNTATTESVTDLLEAVLAHTELITSLLNDTDPRAQSRVENIGELVSVAKTYEDETEEPTLQGFLEQVALVNDVDTFEESSEKVTLMTLHSAKGLEFPIVFLIGMDEGLFPHARTLFAPDELEEERRLCYVGITRAEKILYLTHASSRTVFGSTNPYLVSRFVGEIPEDLIEKKENKNRIRWGQADRAKRTGQRVVSNASVGVTAPKGKVNARYDWRVGDRARHTKWGLGTVVEVRGEGERMQLKLEFPGRQVRLVMVKFAPLTKE, encoded by the coding sequence ATGACAGATTACTTTACTTCATTGAACGACAAGCAGCGCGAAGGCGTGCAAACGATTCAAGGCCCGGTTTTGATTTTGGCGGGCGCCGGTTCGGGCAAAACCAAAGCCTTAACCAGTCGCATTGCGTACATGCTGGAGCAGGGGATTTCGCCGCAGGAAATTTTGGCGATTACCTTTACCAATAAAGCGGCGAAGGAAATGAAAGAGCGCGTAAAAAAATTAGTGGGAGCGTCAGCGGATCATATGTGGATCAGCACTTTCCACTCGTTTGGCGCGCGTTTTTTACGGCGCGAAATCGATGTCATACCGCCGTATACGCGCCAATTCACGATCTATGATGCGCAAGACAGCCAACAGGTCGTCAAAGGCATTTTAAAAGAGATGAACCTCGACGATAAGCAGTTTGCGCCGAATGCGTTACAGGCGCGCATTTCCAATGCGAAAAATAATTTGCAAAACGCGCGGGCGGCGCAAGAAGCGGCGGACGATTTCTTTGCGGAAAAAGCCGCTGAAGTTTACGCTCGCTATGAAGCGATATTGCAAGCCAACAATGCGTTGGATTTCGATGATCTATTGCTACTGCCGGCGGTTATTTTGCAACGTCATGCGGATGTGCGTAAGGCGTATCAGAACCGCTTTCGTTATATTTTGATCGATGAGTATCAGGATACCAACCACGCACAATACGTTCTGACCCAAATGCTGGTCGGCCCCGAGCAAAATCTTTGCGTGGTCGGCGATGTGGACCAGAGTATTTACTCATGGCGCGGCGCCGATGTGCAGAATATTATTGATTTTCAACGGGATTATCCGCGGGCGAAAGTATTGAAACTCGAGCAGAATTATCGCTCGACGCAGACAATTTTGAATGCGGCTAATCATGTCATTGAAAATAATGAGCACCGCCCCAGCAAAAATCTTTGGACGGATCAGGCGGATGGCGAGCCGATTTACTACTACGAAGCGGTTTCCGAAACGGACGAAGCGCAGTTTTGCGCCGGTGAAATGCAGCGTCTGGTGAGTGAAACTCCCGCGAAATACGGCGATATGGCGGTGTTGTACCGCACCAATGCGCAGTCGCGCGCGATGGAAGAAGCGTTGGTACGACGCGGTATCGCCTATACCATTGTCGGGGGGACGCGCTTTTACGATCGCCAGGAAATCAAAGATGTGTTGGCGTATTTAAAAGTGTTGCAAAATCCGCGCGACGATGTCAGCGTGGAGCGCATTATCAATGTTCCAAAACGCGGTATCGGCACCACTACGGTAAGCCGCGTTAAGGACGCCGCGCGGCTACAGGGCGTGTCGCTGTTTGAAATGATTATGGCCGCGGACGGAATTGAGTCGTTAAATGCCGGTACGCGCAAAAAGCTGAGTGCTTTCAGTGTTTTGATGTTGGATTTGATGAATACGGCGACGACCGAAAGCGTCACTGATCTCTTGGAAGCAGTGCTGGCGCATACCGAATTGATTACCAGCCTCTTAAATGATACGGATCCGCGCGCGCAAAGCCGCGTCGAGAACATCGGCGAATTGGTGTCCGTTGCCAAAACTTACGAAGATGAAACGGAAGAGCCCACGTTACAAGGCTTTTTGGAACAGGTCGCGCTGGTAAATGACGTCGATACATTTGAAGAAAGTAGCGAAAAGGTTACCTTGATGACGTTGCACAGCGCCAAAGGTTTGGAATTTCCCATCGTCTTTTTGATCGGTATGGATGAAGGACTTTTCCCGCATGCGCGGACGCTTTTCGCGCCGGATGAACTGGAAGAAGAGCGGCGTTTATGCTACGTCGGGATCACGCGTGCGGAAAAAATTTTATATTTGACGCACGCCAGTTCCCGCACCGTGTTCGGCAGCACCAATCCGTACTTGGTGAGTCGTTTTGTCGGTGAAATCCCTGAAGATCTGATTGAAAAGAAAGAAAATAAAAACCGTATCCGTTGGGGACAGGCCGATCGGGCGAAACGAACCGGCCAACGTGTAGTCAGCAACGCTTCTGTCGGTGTCACCGCGCCGAAAGGCAAGGTTAACGCCCGCTATGACTGGCGGGTCGGCGATCGGGCGCGCCATACGAAGTGGGGGCTCGGTACGGTGGTGGAAGTGCGCGGTGAAGGCGAACGCATGCAATTAAAATTAGAATTTCCGGGCAGGCAGGTGCGCCTGGTAATGGTAAAATTCGCACCTTTAACAAAGGAGTAA
- the ligA gene encoding NAD-dependent DNA ligase LigA, with translation MVEKTAAERARELRETLQHHSYLYYVLDQPEISDFEFDKLYRELVELETAHPELITPDSPTQRVGAAPSGAFSKVTHQFPLYSLANAFNIGEVDAFAKRIQERLGSASQVEYVTELKIDGLAINLIYENGHLTQCVTRGDGEVGEDVTANVKTIRSLPLFIKNAPARLDIRGEVYMPRQAFVELNEARDENGEAPFANCRNAAAGSLRQLDPRVTAARKLDFFAYAIGNAEETGITSQRELLETLQEYRFSVNPNYHLWHSVEEIGAEIERWETARRDLAYDTDGLVIKVNDFAQQLALGYTAKAPRWAIAYKYPPEEAKTKVTDIIVTLGRTGVLTPSADLEPVSLAGTVVRRATLHNADYIAEKDIRVGDTVLIHKAGEIIPEVIRVITEDRDGSESAFVMPHQCPVCGSEVTRIPGEVAYRCQNPSCPGILREKLIHFASRQAMNMDGVGPKVIDLLLEHGLLHDAADLYTLRVEDLVELPRFGKKRAENLVNAIAETKERGLARLLFALGIRYVGTKAARLLAAAYPTYEKLQTATPQELATVDGIGETIAESLYTYLQMPQSIAFIHKLQDLGVVTDEEVSEPAADGIFSGEKVVLTGKLPRFNRTQAADLIVAQGGEVASSVSSKTTLVVAGEDAGSKLAKAEKLGITIWTEDDFENAVAKIEP, from the coding sequence ATGGTTGAGAAAACTGCCGCTGAACGCGCACGGGAATTGCGCGAAACGTTACAACACCACAGCTATTTATACTATGTGCTTGATCAGCCGGAAATCAGCGATTTTGAATTTGACAAATTGTATCGGGAATTGGTCGAATTGGAAACGGCGCATCCGGAATTGATTACGCCGGACTCACCGACACAACGCGTCGGGGCAGCACCGTCGGGGGCGTTTAGTAAAGTAACGCATCAGTTTCCCTTATACAGTTTGGCGAACGCATTCAACATTGGTGAGGTCGATGCGTTCGCTAAACGCATTCAGGAGCGTTTAGGCAGCGCCTCGCAAGTAGAATACGTCACCGAACTTAAAATTGACGGGCTGGCGATTAATCTGATTTATGAAAACGGCCATTTGACGCAGTGCGTGACGCGCGGTGACGGTGAAGTCGGTGAAGATGTTACCGCCAATGTAAAGACGATTCGCTCGTTACCGTTGTTTATAAAAAATGCGCCGGCGCGATTGGACATTCGCGGGGAAGTATATATGCCGCGCCAGGCGTTTGTCGAGCTCAATGAAGCTCGCGATGAAAATGGGGAAGCGCCGTTTGCCAACTGTCGCAACGCGGCCGCGGGTTCGCTGCGTCAGCTGGATCCGCGCGTGACCGCGGCGCGCAAACTGGATTTCTTTGCGTACGCCATCGGCAATGCGGAAGAAACCGGCATTACGTCACAACGTGAGTTATTGGAAACACTGCAGGAGTATCGTTTTTCCGTCAATCCGAACTATCATCTCTGGCATTCTGTGGAAGAGATCGGCGCGGAAATCGAGCGTTGGGAGACGGCGCGGCGAGATTTGGCGTACGATACCGACGGCTTGGTTATTAAGGTAAATGATTTCGCGCAGCAACTTGCTCTCGGGTACACGGCCAAAGCGCCGCGGTGGGCGATCGCGTACAAGTATCCGCCGGAAGAAGCGAAAACCAAAGTGACGGATATCATCGTGACGCTCGGACGCACCGGCGTGCTGACACCGTCGGCGGATTTGGAACCGGTGTCGCTCGCGGGTACGGTGGTACGCCGTGCGACTTTGCACAACGCGGACTACATTGCGGAAAAGGATATTCGCGTCGGGGACACGGTTTTGATTCACAAAGCGGGAGAAATCATTCCCGAGGTTATTCGCGTCATTACCGAGGACCGTGACGGCAGTGAATCGGCGTTTGTAATGCCGCACCAGTGTCCGGTATGCGGCAGTGAAGTGACACGTATTCCCGGAGAGGTGGCGTACCGCTGCCAAAATCCGAGCTGTCCGGGGATTCTGCGGGAAAAATTAATTCATTTTGCGTCTCGCCAGGCAATGAATATGGACGGAGTCGGCCCCAAAGTGATTGACTTGTTGTTGGAGCACGGCTTACTGCATGACGCGGCGGATTTATATACGTTGCGCGTGGAAGATCTCGTAGAGCTGCCCCGGTTCGGAAAAAAGCGCGCGGAAAACCTGGTGAACGCGATTGCCGAAACCAAGGAACGCGGACTGGCACGCTTACTGTTTGCACTCGGTATTCGCTATGTCGGCACGAAAGCGGCCCGTCTGCTGGCGGCCGCATATCCGACGTATGAAAAATTGCAAACGGCGACACCGCAGGAATTGGCGACGGTGGACGGCATCGGGGAAACGATTGCCGAGAGTTTATATACGTATTTACAAATGCCGCAATCCATTGCGTTTATTCATAAATTACAAGATCTCGGCGTAGTTACCGATGAAGAAGTAAGTGAACCGGCAGCGGACGGCATTTTTAGCGGTGAAAAAGTAGTTTTAACAGGAAAGCTGCCCCGCTTTAATCGCACGCAAGCAGCGGATCTGATTGTTGCGCAGGGCGGCGAGGTAGCAAGCTCCGTCAGCAGTAAAACAACCCTGGTTGTGGCGGGGGAAGATGCCGGCAGTAAACTGGCAAAAGCGGAGAAACTCGGCATTACCATTTGGACGGAAGACGATTTTGAAAATGCCGTGGCGAAAATCGAACCGTGA
- the gatC gene encoding Asp-tRNA(Asn)/Glu-tRNA(Gln) amidotransferase subunit GatC, with product MELTAAEMVKVAHLARLEWDPKRAATLGQSLNTILTYMEELNELDTSNVPPTVHAVELTNVWREDVPQPSLDHEKALQNAPERDGRYFKVPKLM from the coding sequence ATGGAATTAACAGCGGCAGAAATGGTTAAGGTGGCGCACCTTGCGCGTTTGGAATGGGATCCGAAACGGGCGGCGACACTGGGTCAGTCGTTGAATACGATTTTAACCTATATGGAAGAACTCAATGAATTGGACACATCAAATGTTCCGCCGACTGTACATGCGGTGGAATTAACCAATGTGTGGCGGGAAGATGTTCCGCAACCGTCTCTGGATCATGAAAAGGCTTTGCAGAACGCTCCGGAACGTGACGGACGTTATTTCAAAGTACCGAAACTTATGTAG
- the gatA gene encoding Asp-tRNA(Asn)/Glu-tRNA(Gln) amidotransferase subunit GatA: MNAWTIHESHRRLLAKEISAVELTKQIIQHKEKVEPEIHAYLHDTHERALAAAQKVDDKIAAGETIAPLAGVPGALKDNLCSDGEPVGAASKILEHFIAPYNATVVEKLQAQDYVSLGKLNMDEFAMGSSTENSAYGPSKNPWNTECVPGGSSGGSAAAVAARSALWALGSDTGGSIRQPASYCGLVGLKPTYGLVSRYGLLAFASSLDQIGPLTQDVTDCAIVLNAIAGHDPKDSTSIAGERPDYTNALQSDVKGLRIGVPAEYFTDGIKPEVKKAVEDALKTYEELGAEIVPVSLPRAKYAISAYYIVAPAEASSNLARYDGVGFGLRVPGENLIEMYKKTRSEGFGAEVQRRIMLGTYVLSAGYYDAYYMKALKVRTLIKEDFANAFSKADILVTPTVPDTAFRFGDKINDPLAMYMEDVCTVPVNLAGIPALSMNCGFADGMPIGMQLIGPNLSEERLLQAAYTFEQARPDTQKVAALGEVK, encoded by the coding sequence GTGAACGCGTGGACCATACATGAAAGTCATCGCCGTCTGCTTGCCAAAGAGATCTCGGCGGTGGAATTAACAAAACAGATTATTCAGCATAAAGAAAAGGTGGAGCCGGAAATTCACGCTTATCTGCACGATACGCATGAGCGTGCGCTGGCGGCCGCCCAAAAAGTCGATGATAAAATTGCCGCCGGCGAAACGATTGCTCCTCTCGCGGGCGTTCCGGGCGCACTCAAAGACAATCTTTGCAGTGACGGTGAACCGGTCGGCGCAGCGTCAAAAATTTTGGAACATTTTATCGCGCCGTACAATGCGACGGTCGTTGAAAAATTACAGGCGCAAGATTATGTATCCCTCGGCAAATTGAACATGGACGAATTCGCGATGGGCAGTTCGACGGAAAACTCGGCCTACGGCCCTTCCAAAAATCCGTGGAATACGGAATGCGTGCCCGGCGGCTCCAGCGGCGGCAGCGCGGCGGCGGTAGCGGCACGTTCGGCATTGTGGGCATTGGGCTCGGACACCGGCGGATCGATTCGTCAGCCGGCTTCCTATTGCGGTTTGGTCGGGTTGAAACCGACATACGGATTGGTTTCCCGTTACGGTCTGCTGGCATTTGCCTCTTCCCTCGATCAAATCGGACCGTTGACGCAGGATGTTACCGACTGCGCCATCGTATTGAATGCGATCGCCGGTCACGATCCGAAGGATTCGACCAGTATCGCAGGGGAACGCCCCGACTATACGAACGCGCTGCAAAGCGATGTCAAAGGTTTGCGCATCGGCGTACCGGCGGAATATTTTACGGACGGTATTAAGCCGGAAGTGAAAAAAGCGGTCGAAGATGCGTTGAAGACGTATGAAGAATTGGGTGCGGAAATCGTTCCGGTTTCATTGCCGCGCGCTAAATATGCTATTTCCGCTTACTATATCGTGGCACCGGCGGAAGCCAGCTCCAACCTCGCCCGTTATGACGGCGTCGGTTTTGGGTTGCGCGTACCGGGCGAAAATTTGATTGAAATGTACAAAAAAACCCGTTCCGAAGGTTTCGGGGCGGAAGTGCAGCGCCGTATTATGCTCGGCACGTATGTATTGAGCGCCGGCTATTATGATGCCTACTATATGAAGGCGTTGAAAGTACGCACACTGATTAAAGAAGACTTTGCCAACGCGTTTTCCAAAGCGGATATTTTAGTTACGCCGACGGTGCCGGATACGGCATTCCGCTTCGGTGATAAAATCAATGATCCGCTGGCCATGTATATGGAAGACGTCTGCACGGTACCGGTCAATCTGGCGGGCATTCCGGCGCTCAGCATGAATTGCGGATTTGCCGACGGCATGCCGATCGGGATGCAGTTGATCGGCCCCAACTTGAGTGAAGAACGGCTCTTGCAAGCGGCCTATACATTTGAGCAGGCGCGGCCGGATACGCAAAAAGTAGCGGCTCTGGGAGAGGTGAAGTAA